The Bradysia coprophila strain Holo2 chromosome X, BU_Bcop_v1, whole genome shotgun sequence genomic interval ttacaaaatatcagCGACTCACTCGAATCTTAAACTGGTTCTCAAGGTCAATGtcttcttaaaaattaaataaaaatcgaagcGCTCGATTGACTTTACTTGTTCAAAACACTAATTCGAAAGCTTTTCGGTTACGTTCCGGTAAATACAAGTTTCCAAGGCGATTGAATATGTATTGAGAACATGGTTCCAATATGTTGGCATACTTTAATGGACTTGCAAAGCTAACTGAATCGATGGCATCTCGAACCAACCATCTCACTTTATTTGATACACTACTTCGGTGGATATAAATGCCTGTTGCGATCGCGCTTTCGCCATAGATCAGTAAAGATTCACATCGGCAGAATATCAAATGTGCGTATTTGTGTGTATAGCTTGCCGAGACATTGACAAAAGTTTTGCTGTTGTTAACGCGCCATGGAATTAGGACGATTTGCCATATGTTTGCTGCCGAAATCATGATACTTTCGCTAACCTGCTGGACCGAAACAGGTCGACATTCCTTTGTCGtttgttgttgtaaatgttGTAGAACGGAACATTCAATTGTTAtacgattttaaaaatatattcaccAGCCAGTGTCATACAAAAGCTTTCGCTGTATCCACTTTGTTTAAGTATTATATACCAATCGATAGTGAAATATGTGTATATCGGAAAATCCAGTTCAATTTAAATCCTGTTGCCTATCACCTCGTCTTTTCTTACCATATTCGACAAACAATgtagggtgggtcgattttgGCACCtggaaaaattctttagtTTTCAGGCCTTttccaattgttttgaaatgtcaatCATCAAAATTGCGTAGCTTTCGCAAGTTTGAACTTTCAAAACAATGGGAAAAGACCtgaaaacggaaaaaaatttatgtcaaATTGTCGTTGCAATGTGTATCAATAGTTAGTTTTCAACTGACAGAAATTGTCGACGTCGATGTATTGACGATTTTCACTATCACTAGGCTGCCATTCGTCTATTTCTCTTTAAAGAGCTTTCGAGAGCTTTCAACTTCTTTTGTATTCAAACTAATTATTTCGCTTTTCCAAATGGAATCCAAAAAAAgtcaaagctttcgaaagttTTCCAACGCACGCAAACAATACAATACGGTATTTTGGCTTAACAAGGTGTAAAAGAAAAGATGTCACTGCTTTTTATGTACGATTTGTACTTCTTAGTGACGATATTGTTTCCGTTACACATACATGCCGCTACTTTCTATGTTCGATTTGTACGTTTTGAGAATGCAGCGAAtcgcaaataataattttttttatcgtactGAGTAACAGATGCACGGAAAACGGCCTTTAGCAACACTATGAACacactgaaaataaaatcaaacattGTCAAAAATAACAGGATGTATAACAACGGAACTCAATGGTTTTGCAAGTtcgaaaattaaaagtaaCGCCCCTCCTGTgcacaaataaaatatgaaacgtCAGGGAGAAGAAGTTTTTATTGTTCCCAACagcaaaaatgcaaaaatttaagaaactttttaaGACATATTTCCGCTTCCGGTCTGGTAGAATTCCGGTCAACTTTTCTATTAGCTTGaacatcattttcaattaccataattgaaatatattaactttacacaaacatttaaatttaacaaactTTATCTATTCTCTCTTGCAGAATATCTACACAGAAGTAAGTTTCAtcaattccacaaaaatttacataaaattgtcCAATTTCGAAAATCTGAATTTCAATGCTACACTCACAGTATACGGGTAAAATATTTGTCTAGCCACAGTCTACCACAAATACTAATAATTGATTATAAATGTATTGCCATACAGTTTCCCATGGTATCCCGACGGACCAGTACCCGATGATGATATTGAATTCTTACTGCAACCGAATCTaaagaaatcaatttatttgaataaatcaaGTGTAGAGGCGAGTGATTTAATTGCAACGAATGGAGCATACATGAGCCAAGAGATAAACACCACCAATGAAGACAGCAACGTTTCTGAGGAAAATGACAGCATCAGCACCGTTGAAAGTGACTCTGGCGAATATTATGACTATGATTTTACATCAACATTAGAGGAGGAAACCGATGGAGTGGAAGATAAGCCAGAATCGATTATCAATGTTAACACAACATCGATAGCGGAAAATCGATCAGTCCTTgtaaaagtcaattttttaaattatatttttatttggatTGTGTTTGTATCTTTATTatgataaaatgtttgatgttAAGACAAATTTGGTTCAGATTTTCTTATATATGTGAGGTTATCATAGAAACATACAGCAAAAAAggcagagagagagagagagtcaACCCTCCATACCATTTGGATAATTCTCATTCTACGATGAGGTCGCTGCTTTAAGAACCTTACCATCACAAACGTTACGATAGGTCATCCGACGAACACGTATACAGAGAGGTTGGACAATCTGATTACGAGATGCGGATGCGTTATTATATATGACATCATGATGTTaaccatttagtttcattATTATTAGGTATAAAATGGATTAGAAGACATCGAGATACGTTTCACATCCAAGAAACGTCTGTTGGccttttgtaattaaaatttgttatcAGTAAATTTGTCGTGCCCAGCCCATGACAACCCATCGAATTTTTTGAGTTTCTACCAGTAATATTATTTGGAAGGCAAAGTATTTTCTTGCTTTTCTTTTGACCACCAAATGTTTCTGTATTGTctgataaaataaatcaactCTACAGGTACGGTTGAATAGCTAAGATGATCGACCGGTCCGTCTAGAACCTTTCAGAAATTGCTAACCTCATCCGTTATCGGTAACAGTGACAAAGAAGAGGCAAAAATCTCAGCagtagcaggtaactttgtcttcAAGTAATCCACAATAGCTGCTACAGCTGTAGtgcgtttcatacaaaaaatacaactGTGGTAGATAAAGTaaattacctggagacaaagttacttGTTCCACGTGAGATTTACAACTCTTTTTTTAAGTGCTTTGTTCCCTTTGTTTGGAAGCAGGGTAAATGTTGGTGTACTTTTAGAAGCTATGTTCATGACCATTAGACAATTTCTGTGTCTATTTAACATGAAATATATGTTGTTGCGTTGAAACTTGCTTTGTGTCCGAACCTTGCGTTGTACCATTATATAAACGTTCATAAATATAAGCTATAAATACACGTCGAGCCAGGTATATATGCAATCGTCGATCTGATTTATTCATCGCTTAATTCTCAAATGCCAACAATTCCGGTAGTTTAATTTTTTGCGGTGCATATAcaaaccattttcatttttaaaatattgcaTTGTAAAAAGGACGATTTTTCCCGCTatctcttttcatttttcaaatattcatcGAATATACTGTATACTGTATATAGTCCGCGATTCATTGTCGGTAGATTTCTGAATGTAATACACATCAATTTGTGAATGTATTCGAGTATGCCTCTCGGACTATATATACCATATGTGCATAACAACTATAAAAGGGTTTAGTCCAATATTTCGATATATTTGTATGAGCTGTCAGACCATTGCTATGTATACTCCAATACTCCATACCCATATCCACGGTCACGTATATGCATAAATGAATACCAAGTGACTTCAAAATGAAAGCTTAATTCAATTTGCAATACAACATTTTCTGCTGTTCTTGCTATTTGTTGTGGTTTATGGGAAATGTATTACAGCCATGGCAATACATTAATTGTGTGGGCAATGCATATTTAATAaatgtttcctttttttggGGCTAGCATAACTTGCCACATAATTTTTCGTAATGGTGCATCACATTTTTGCTTTCCAACCAAGTCTAAacgaattattaaaattgaagTTGTACCAATGCCAACGTTTTTTTGGCAACTGCCTAAAGTGGAATTTATTGGAACACCTAAATATGATTGTTTACACCATAAATTTGGAGCTGGGTGTATATGCATATGAGCGTATGGTATTAACTAATCTACACTATGTTTCGGTTGACCGAAACATAAACGTATATCATAACCCATTCCATTATTGAGGTTCAACATTAGATTCGGTGTAGGAACGAACATGCCGACGAAAACGTATTTCTATTTAAGGATGTGTCCGGTGTAAATTCGGTTAACATTTCGTTGTTGTCAGTATGACCATTGATTTTTGATCATAATGGACGTTAGTGGATGAggtaacaaaattgaattgtagagacgaaataatttttgtttgatttatgtCACACTGTAATTACGTTAGACATTTGTTGCTTCCAATAACGTAGTCAAATTTAATAGATAACCGTACGGTTCCTGAGACGTGTGATTGATTGATATCATCAGAATAATCTGTTTAACGTTAGAGATTTATGGATAGCACTCGAAGCTCAACACATTGCTAATACATTTCAATCACCCTAAAACCGCAGACTGTTTCAGAATCGAtgtgacaattgaattttcttcaatcaATGGTGAGGgtaaaattgtcaatttaaCATTGTTTTCATGCTGCTAGCAGGGCTTTCATCTTTTTAGTGCTAAAAATGGCCTGTGCAACAACTAGTGAATTGTACCAGACCATAACAAACTTTTTCACTTCGAAGAAAACTCTAAACATAGCAACGAAACCATCATGATTCAATGTATTTAGCTATTGCATGTACAGTCCCCAGGAGTATAATCGGCATTTTTCATGCTACGTTGCGAGAAAGTTATTCAGAAATTTCCGATTGTCGTTGAACAACTAGACGTAACAAATCTTGTCCATTACGAATCACTTTTTGCTCGGGTTAGTTGCAAGCCAAGTAAAACAAAGTAATTAAATACCGTATCGACATGCGACTGTGTTTTTATGACCACTCATGAGATTTAACATTGTTTGTTTAGTAGCCAATTCATAAATAATGTTATTCAATGTACCGTTGTGGGTTAAAGGACATTCTACTGTTTGTTCTCTTCAAAGAAACAAGCGTCGAACAAGTGGAATGaccgatatatatatatttgagactaaaaatagttttccaGGCTCCAAACGTCGACTctatttgtttatgttttgttaACACAAAATGATGCCAAGAGCCCCATCCCATACGTACTTTAGAATCAATTTGGTTTCGTCAATCACTTATCGTCGTATATACTCTGTTTATGGTATATCGTTAGTCATGCATTGTTGCAAAGatataaatcataaaaatattatttaacaaaaacctTTCTTTGTTTATTCGCCCACTACCATCTCCTGTGGAAACGAGGCGCTACGAAAACAATTCTAATAAAAAGTAATATCCGTTTTTGAAGTATTCCAGTGCACAACGAACCATTTTGATTCAGCGTAAATAGAATGacaaaatgaatataaatgTGATATCGTTTCATTGCTGTCTTTTCTTCGCTAAAAATGTCGGATCATTTATCATTTCCATAAAGTTTTGTTGAAGTTCGAACTACATTCTACAGAAATGTACTTTATGCATCGTTTCGTGTTTTGTAAACAGTTTATAGAGAAAACTAACGCAAACTCAACGATGCAATGTGTTTGTTCATTAGCGGTCGTTCAGAAAGTATTTTAACTTAAAAACGTGTGACACTCAACGAAACTTTACCTtaagtttttgagtaaaatcggacaaatgatgaaaatggaTTAATACTTACCATGAACAGAATTGGCATAATTCCGCCTTCTAAATAAAAGACTTTCTTCCAACTTTACCATTTATTTAACGATGACCGTAGTCATCGGCTACGATGAAACAAAGAGGACGAACTATAAATAGACAAAAACtagaatacaaattttatgtaTACCAAGAGATGGCAGTAACTCCCAACCATAATTATATCCGAGCCGCTGATAAAGGCGGGATTTTATACGCTCGGATCACtacatttcacacaagaaggaCCATTTATATCATATATCTCATTGACAATTAGTGTACTTTAATTAAGTACATTATTATTGTGAACTCTCAGTAATTAAAATGCAGAAGCATTGCTTCAAACACCTTCACTTGCGGTTGCATTTATATTTCCTTATGTGAATCTCTCGAATCTTTATACAATGCATCTCGCTTGTCTTAACCgtcgttgtcaataacagatgatgagCCATTTCTAGAAAGTCTAAGGTGTTTGTGACGAGAAAATGCTGATAAATAGAGAAAATGTAGAGAGAATTGGTATTTATCCATGACTAACTTAATGAACGTCCCCTCAAgcttaaatgaaaaacaactagAAAACCCATTTTCATCGAGTGCTCAGAGTTATATGAGATGTGCTACGCGCAAGGCCCCCATCTACCcatcaaaatcatttattcAGAATTATATGTAAATTTATGGCTGCCCGcttgaaaaatgtattataTTTTCACAGCGAACAGggataatttattattttaatagcTAATAAGATAATGTAAATcatttgtaaaatgtaaatgcaCAGCATAAAATTCATGTAAATTATGAATGTAAACACTCTCACATTAGTCAGAATTTTTACATATCATCGGTCTCTCTCGTTACCACATTTACAGTGTTATGCTCAAAGAAATTGCACTTATATTATGATATAGTTACTGATGAATACCAAACGAAAATGCCaaataaaatcgtaaaaataaatattattttgatggtCGATTCATTTAAATACTAAAACAAATTGATTCGATTCTGATGAACACTTGATGTGCTACCCCAGCGGAATATTGATGTTTCAGTGATGTATAAAGCTTAGCATTTCACTGGATGTGTACAGAAAGCACAAGTGAGAGCAGTGATACAGAAGCAACGGGGGTGGCATACTTTACAAAATAGTTGCCGGTAGTGGCTAACTTTGCTTCAGAAAGTTACTCTGCCCgagtaaaaatgattttgatattTGTAATAAATTCGTCAAAATGTTTTGTAGACGGTTTATGTCTGTTGTTGACAGTGATTAATGGCTCATGTGGACCTGTATACATATACTACAAAGTACAACCAATGTTGAAACTGATGAAAGTAACTTTACTCACTGCTCCACCGGGAAATGAGTCATGACTACATTGACACGAGCGATCTAACTTATTTACCGGGACTTAGTTAGTAGTGCTCACTAAGGCCCGGTATATGAGTACTCACTGAGTGCAATcacttacgtaattgttttgGGTGTATTTTGCCTTGTGTGGCTGCATCCCAGCTGCCCCCACACTTACCAAAATAAAATGCTCCAAACAATGACATCTACTATAAATATACTATGACATAtccatatgatcaagtgaAAAAATAGTTTCCAACCTGGTCCTACATGTTCAAATTTtggaatacaaacaaaattggcAGATGGTTTCCTTTTAACTTAGTTGTTTATGGGTCTCTTGAACAAGAGAAAATCATGGCTTTTTATTTGATATCGCCGCGAAAATTCACAAGTATATTCGAAAATtctttcattcaaaatgtaatctgaaagttgaaaaaatggaaaaacttaAGTACATTTAATCTGTGTAAGACATCAGAtgatggaaataatgtttctTGTTGTTCCCAGTCGATCGCGAGCTTAATATATGaggtattttactcaaaaacatCTTTTGCTACCATTAGACATATTTCGAGGTATTCATCAACCAATTGTCTGTGACATTTTACCATACATTAATCTAACAACATAATATTATTGCAAAGCATTTGTGTTACAAGTCCCGTAGCATTGCTTCCCTCTTAAATAATAGTTTAATGCTCCACTAGAGCTTGCATTACTCATGCTGCAATGAAGTCACTATATCCTCTGATCGAtgtgaattgaaatttatccAGTACTTGTATAACGTAATGTTAAcattatgaaaatgttatggTAGCGATATGACTGAAATGTTAATAGAAAAGTTTCGTTTTGCAATTTCATATGCAATGCTTACCAAGCTTAGCGTAATGTTCGAAGAAGACGCTTTATTGGAAAACTTGCTGTAGATTAAATATTGACTTTTCctcattgaaatatttatccTTCCAGTTTATATTTCTCGGGTGTGTTGTAGGGTAGAAGAATTGTGTAACATTTCTCTGACGTATCAGCGTTAAATCGAATCAAATTATAGcgattgaatttgaaaatattaataaatcaATTGACTGGGCATTCACATTGGGAGTTATCTCAAACTGGaacaaaacgatattatcgatGTAGGGTTAAGACTTAATTTTGTTAAGCTAATTTCGGAACCTCAgcacaaaatgttgaatgcATAATAGCATTCGGTCGTACCTCTCGGGCAAATTAAATGGGAATGTTACATTGGCATAATAATGGCAACAATTTCACCCCTTTTTCGTTTACTACCTCGTCGTTGATATGAAATTCATAAGATGTGTTGGATAATATTCATAACCATGTATTATTCACCCCTTATCGTTTATTAGCTGAAATGAGAATGTAACGCATCAGTCCATCCCAACGGAAAATTAGCAAATTacagagaaaattgaaattaaaatggttggaaaaaagaaatggaaataacACTCGAGGGTAGTTTTCGTTATATTAGTTAGAAAATTGCTTCTGTCAGTATTTTGCTGATAGTCTTCATTTGCAAGAGATTGCCAATGTTGGctacaatttaaaaacaaattgtaagGAGGATATCAATCTTTGTAATTATCATAGAGTTTACTCAAATGAtgtataaaaaaacaaatcaaattatcaattcgaatttaattATAAGTTGTAACGAGGATAAGTGTAAATTTGTAAGTTTAGACTTTCGTCCCAAGTTTACAGGTCGaaagttttaaaattctaGGAAATGACTTGCAACCGACCGGTTATTTGTAGGTTTCATTGGAAAAGATTTGCCAAAACAAATTCCGTCGTGGGCTTCGAAGATTTTCTTCACCAATTTTTAAGGAATTTCTTTCtaagatttgaaaatttccttAGATCTGGTTTTTTAGGTTGCTGAGAATTTCTGaagaatttgattttctaattaaacttttaaaaatattccGAGGCTTTTTTCtttgacaaaggattttccaCGTCTTTCCCTGTCCCACGCTTGCACCTAATACAGTAATGCTCAAGGTCTGGAAGTCAACCTACAAAAACATCCCCAAATTCTATACATGTAAAGAGGTGGAGgatgaaattttcttcgttcttctTCATCATTGGCCTTAGATACGTAGTTCATGCAAGAGATCTCTGACATTGACATACCATCGAAAAATGTCGGGCCTGATCCTGTTACCTGATGAAGCTCTATAAATCAGGACGGAGGAATCTCAATTAGTGAATTTTTAACTTGTCAGGTACAGCAGGCCTCTCAATAAGATCCTCCTATTTTGACATAGGTTTAAAACTGATTCAGTGGCTGATGGCGAGTGTTGTAGCTTGAGCATTCAGGTTCAATCTACAAAATATACtaaattttgttggaaatgAAAGATTCAACAATCTGTGAAATTCACAGTGTGAACTGTAGTGGCAATGGTGAAGTTATTAAATCGCATTATCAACAACATCGGCGTTACTTAATCGCCACTGACA includes:
- the LOC119085783 gene encoding uncharacterized protein LOC119085783; its protein translation is MTSEVVLLISILCLVKCTWCGNYGFAMGKRHSNDQILHEELLTYDSDSNEAIIEYIYMAEKPVTCVQLRTDTNIYTEVSFINSTKIYIKLSNFENLNFNATLTVYGFPWYPDGPVPDDDIEFLLQPNLKKSIYLNKSSVEASDLIATNGAYMSQEINTTNEDSNVSEENDSISTVESDSGEYYDYDFTSTLEEETDGVEDKPESIINVNTTSIAENRSVLVKVNFLNYIFIWIVFVSLL